One part of the Gossypium raimondii isolate GPD5lz chromosome 1, ASM2569854v1, whole genome shotgun sequence genome encodes these proteins:
- the LOC105785962 gene encoding auxin-responsive protein SAUR68 has product MITSKNLIRMTRKWQKIASIGSKRIASTRTSKIYIDAAKHSNESSVVDKGCFAIYTIDKRCFVIPLAFLSNSSFLELFKMSEEEFGLPGDGPIKLPCDSVVMNYIVSIVKRGLAKDMEKAVLNSIPTYRCSSDVYFNQVDADQQSLCHGFQVNWL; this is encoded by the coding sequence ATGATTACCTCAAAGAATCTTATCAGAATGACAAGAAAGTGGCAGAAGATAGCATCCATTGGAAGTAAAAGAATCGCTTCAACAAGAAccagtaaaatatatattgatgcTGCAAAACATTCTAATGAATCATCAGTAGTTGATAAAGGCTGCTTTGCTATCTATACAATAGATAAGAGATGTTTTGTGATTCCCTTGGCATTTCTCAGCAACAGCAGTTTTCTTGAACTCTTCAAGATGTCTGAAGAGGAGTTTGGACTGCCAGGTGATGGGCCTATAAAGTTGCCATGTGATTCAGTCGTCATGAACTACATTGTCTCCATTGTGAAACGAGGATTAGCTAAGGATATGGAGAAAGCAGTGCTCAATTCCATTCCTACTTACCGCTGCTCGTCAGATGTTTATTTCAATCAAGTAGATGCAGATCAACAGTCACTTTGTCATGGATTCCAAGTAAATTGGCTTTGA
- the LOC105787052 gene encoding auxin-responsive protein SAUR64: protein MVSTKELIKMARKWNKIVAIGRKRITSPRSNNPMMANADNSNKSSVVGKGYFVAYTMDKKRFLIPLAFLNNSIFQALLKMSEEEFGLSSNRPLTFLCDSVIMSYIVLLVRRGLAKDLEKAVVNSITSNSCSSCSTYYCHGATTNCGP, encoded by the coding sequence ATGGTTAGCACAAAGGAGCTCATCAAAATGGCTAGGAAGTGGAACAAGATAGTTGCCATTGGAAGGAAAAGAATTACTTCACCAAGGAGTAATAACCCAATGATGGCTAATGCAGATAACTCTAATAAATCTTCAGTTGTTGGTAAAGGCTATTTTGTTGCCTACACGATGGATAAGAAGCGTTTTTTGATTCCTTTGGCATTTCTCAACAACAGTATTTTCCAGGCACTCCTCAAGATGTCGGAAGAGGAGTTCGGGCTGTCGAGCAATCGGCCTTTAACATTCCTGTGCGATTCTGTCATAATGAGTTACATAGTGTTGTTGGTACGACGAGGATTAGCTAAAGATTTGGAGAAAGCAGTGGTCAATTCTATTACTAGCAATAGCTGCTCATCGTGCAGTACATACTACTGTCATGGGGCTACAACGAACTGCGGCCCATGA
- the LOC105787053 gene encoding auxin-responsive protein SAUR68: MITSKKLMRMTRKWQKMASIGRKRIASTRPTRKMAAANHSNKSSIVDKGCFSIYTMDKKRFVIPLAFLSNSVFRELFNMSEEEFGLPSDGPITLPCDSVVMNYIVSIVKRGLAKDLEKAVLNFITTYSCSLDTYADQGHADQQSVLVCGF, encoded by the coding sequence GACAAGAAAGTGGCAGAAGATGGCATCCATTGGAAGGAAAAGAATTGCTTCAACAAGGCCTACTAGAAAGATGGCTGCTGCTAATCATTCTAATAAATCATCCATAGTTGATAAAGGCTGTTTTTCTATCTACACAATGGATAAGAAACGTTTTGTGATTCCCTTGGCGTTTCTCAGCAATAGCGTTTTTCGTGAACTGTTTAACATGTCTGAAGAGGAGTTTGGACTGCCAAGTGATGGGCCTATAACATTGCCATGTGATTCAGTTGTCATGAATTACATTGTCTCCATTGTGAAACGAGGATTAGCAAAGGATTTGGAGAAAGCAGTGCTCAATTTCATTACTACTTATAGTTGTTCATTGGACACTTATGCCGATCAAGGACATGCAGATCAACAATCAGTACTTGTTTGTGGATTCTAA